The uncultured Bacteroides sp. genome includes the window AATGATTTTGTAACCGAGCAAATATTCTTTCCAAGCAAAGACGGAGTGAAGATTCCTATGTTTTTAACCTACAAAAAAGGCTTGAAAAGAAACGGCAATAATCCTGTATACCTATACGGATATGGAGGATTTAATATTAGTTTATATCCGGGATTCTCTACCTCACGAATTCCTTTTTTGGAAAACGGCGGCATCTATGTTCAGGTGAACTTACGCGGCGGCAGCGAATATGGAGAAGAATGGCACATAGCCGGAACCAAGATGCAGAAACAAAACGTATTCGATGATTTCATCTCCGCAGCCCAATATTTGATTGATAATCAATACACAAACAGCAAGAAAATGGCTATCGTTGGCGGCTCCAACGGCGGACTGTTAGTCGGTGCCTGCATGACGCAACGCCCCGAACTTTTCCGAGTGGCTGTACCTCAGGTAGGAGTTATGGATATGCTCCGTTATCATAAGTTTACTATTGGATGGAACTGGGCCAGCGACTACGGCACAAGTGAAGACAGCAAAGAAATGTTTGAGTACTTAAAAGGATATTCGCCACTTCATAATCTAAAAAAGGGAACAAAGTATCCGGCCACGCTCGTAACTACCGCCGACCACGATGACCGGGTAGTTCCCGCACACTCATTCAAATTTGCAGCCACTTTGCAGGCTTGTAACGACGGAACAAACCCTACGCTTATCCGTATAGATAGCAAAGCCGGACACGGAGGCGGAAAGCCGATGACAAAAATACTCGAAGAGCAAGCCGATATTTACAGCTTCATCATGTATAATCTGGGCATGAAACCAATATTTTAATTTATCAATTTGATATTATTACACTAATATTTAACCCTATAAATCAGATCGATATAAAAGATTAGCTATATTTGCGGCACATATAAGTTCCATTTTATCAGAATTAATCTTTTAAAGATATGCTATTATGAATATCAATCAAATCATGTCCTCACTAGAGGCTAAACATCCCGGCGAATCTGAATATCTTCAAGCCGTAAAGGAAGTACTTCTATCCATCGAAGATATATATAACCAGCATCCCGAATTTGAAAAAGCCAAGATTATTGAGCGACTGGTAGAGCCTGACCGTATTTTTACGTTCCGTGTAACCTGGGTAGACGACAAGGGAGAAGTACAAACCAATCTGGGTTACCGGGTACAGTTCAACAACGCAATAGGCCCCTATAAAGGAGGAATCAGATTTCATGCATCGGTGAATCTCTCCATCCTGAAGTTTTTGGGCTTTGAACAAACATTTAAGAACGCATTGACTACCCTGCCAATGGGCGGAGGCAAAGGAGGTTCCGATTTCTCGCCCCGTGGCAAAAGTGATGCTGAAATCATGCGTTTCTGCCAAGCCTTTATGCTCGAATTATGGCGGCATCTGGGGCCGGACATGGATGTTCCTGCAGGCGACATAGGCGTAGGCGGGCGCGAAGTAGGCTACATGTTTGGCATGTATAAGAAGCTAACGCGTGAGTTCACAGGTACCTTTACCGGCAAAGGACTGGAGTTTGGCGGTTCTTTAATTCGCCCCGAAGCAACCGGATTTGGTGGGTTGTACTTCGTTAACCAGATGCTTCAAACTAAAGGTATAGACATAAAAGATAAAACCATTGCTATTTCCGGATTCGGAAATGTAGCTTGGGGAGCAGCCGTAAAAGCAACCGAATTGGGTGCTAAAGTAATAACCATCTCCGGACCGGACGGATATATTTATGATCCCAGAGGCATCAGTGGAGAAAAAATAGACTATATGCTCGAACTTCGTGCAACGGGCAATGATATTGTGGCACCTTATGCCGACGAATATCCCGAAGCCACTTTTGTACCCGATAAGCATCCATGGGAAGTGAAAGCAGACATTGCCTTGCCTTGTGCCACCCAAAATGAGTTAAACGGTGAAGATGCTATAAATTTGATGAAAAATAACGTTCTTTGTGTCGGAGAGATTTCGAACATGGGTTGCACCCCGGAAGCAATTGACCTCTTCATTGAACACAAAGTAATGTATGCACCGGGCAAAGCAGTCAATGCAGGCGGTGTGGCTACTTCAGGACTGGAAATGTCTCAAAACGCCATGCACCTGAGTTGGAGTGCCGCTGAAGTGGATGAAAAGCTGCATGTCATTATGCATAATATTCATGCCCAATGTGTAAAATATGCTACCGAACCCGATGGGTACATTAATTACGTAAAAGGTGCCAACATTGCAGGTTTCATGAAAGTAGCCCACGCCATGATGGGACAAGGCATTATATGAGAAAAAGAATTTATTTAATTATCTGCCTATTTATAATATGCATTACCCACCTCCTTGGACAGGAGGTAGGTAATGCTACCTTTTACCACAACCGATTTCACGGACACAAAACCTCAGACGGAGGAACTTACCACAAAGACAGCATGACGTGTGCTCATAAAACCTATCCATTGGGCACCCTGCTTAAGGTAAAAAATCCCCGAAACGGAAAAGAGGTAATTGTGAAAGTAACAGACCGTGGCCCCTTCAATAAACGATTAATGATCGATCTATCCTATCGCGCTGCCAAAGAATTAGAGATTATTCGTTATGGCATAGCCCCGGTAGAAATATCACCATTCAACGCCATACGCATCCCTTATCGGCCGCAACAAGACCTTGCATTGTGTAATATTCTACAAATAGCCGTCAACCAAACAAAGTACCCTCTTCCATTTCATAGATAATAAATCACCAAGAAACTCTTCTTTTACACAAAATAGCTTAAATTTGCATCTCGAACCAAAATG containing:
- the gdhA gene encoding NADP-specific glutamate dehydrogenase produces the protein MNINQIMSSLEAKHPGESEYLQAVKEVLLSIEDIYNQHPEFEKAKIIERLVEPDRIFTFRVTWVDDKGEVQTNLGYRVQFNNAIGPYKGGIRFHASVNLSILKFLGFEQTFKNALTTLPMGGGKGGSDFSPRGKSDAEIMRFCQAFMLELWRHLGPDMDVPAGDIGVGGREVGYMFGMYKKLTREFTGTFTGKGLEFGGSLIRPEATGFGGLYFVNQMLQTKGIDIKDKTIAISGFGNVAWGAAVKATELGAKVITISGPDGYIYDPRGISGEKIDYMLELRATGNDIVAPYADEYPEATFVPDKHPWEVKADIALPCATQNELNGEDAINLMKNNVLCVGEISNMGCTPEAIDLFIEHKVMYAPGKAVNAGGVATSGLEMSQNAMHLSWSAAEVDEKLHVIMHNIHAQCVKYATEPDGYINYVKGANIAGFMKVAHAMMGQGII
- a CDS encoding septal ring lytic transglycosylase RlpA family protein, which gives rise to MRKRIYLIICLFIICITHLLGQEVGNATFYHNRFHGHKTSDGGTYHKDSMTCAHKTYPLGTLLKVKNPRNGKEVIVKVTDRGPFNKRLMIDLSYRAAKELEIIRYGIAPVEISPFNAIRIPYRPQQDLALCNILQIAVNQTKYPLPFHR